From Neisseria musculi, the proteins below share one genomic window:
- a CDS encoding DUF294 nucleotidyltransferase-like domain-containing protein: MERFDFNYAPFNYLSNPERVMLQKAVDIAFFANGETIIRPDEPIGFLYVVIKGLVKETGADGEVVSLYHPRDTFEARGLIEGVSHHQFSVEEETLVYTVPKEVVLKIIESNPRFGAYCYASVADKFASLSNSKNESEFESLFTAKVRDAYRGSPTWLEGGDSVLRAAQMLKENKTKSALVRHEGKIGVFTESAFRDIVIAGAPSSDAIHNWAVFNLIAIDIGDFVFNALLRMTTFKIQRVVVTENGQPIGTLEQIDVLAYFSNHSHLAAQRLERAKTIDELVDIAGQMTDSVRLLRSNGVRAPQLAQLMQVLNSSLFEKAWRILAPADLYDNSCLIVMGSEGRGEQILKTDQDNALILRESVNPEEAAEAAEQFSAALARLGYPHCPGKIMVNNPAWRKTLPEFKKTVGGWCRSPDGEAMMNLAIFTDAKAVAGDAAMLTEVKEHLQKRMTNDAGMLMAFARAVDQFDSQSRGFFSQLLSRGGSEKMDIKKMGQFPVVHGIRALSLEARIEETNTFERIRHLVRLNVIDEALGQDVAEALGYIMDLRFSANLHILESGTGTPNQVDFANLSTLERDLLKDALQVVKRFKNVIRHHFHITS; encoded by the coding sequence ATGGAACGTTTCGATTTCAACTATGCCCCTTTCAACTATCTGAGCAACCCCGAGCGGGTGATGCTGCAAAAAGCCGTGGATATTGCTTTTTTCGCCAACGGCGAAACCATTATCCGCCCTGATGAGCCTATAGGGTTTCTTTATGTGGTGATAAAGGGGCTGGTAAAAGAAACCGGCGCTGACGGCGAGGTGGTGTCGCTCTACCACCCGCGCGACACGTTTGAGGCGCGCGGGCTGATTGAGGGGGTGAGCCACCATCAGTTTTCGGTGGAAGAGGAAACATTGGTTTATACCGTTCCGAAAGAGGTGGTGCTGAAGATTATCGAAAGCAACCCGCGCTTCGGCGCGTATTGTTATGCCAGCGTGGCCGACAAGTTTGCCAGCCTTTCCAACAGTAAAAACGAGAGTGAGTTTGAAAGCCTGTTTACCGCCAAAGTGCGCGATGCCTACCGGGGCAGCCCCACCTGGCTCGAAGGCGGCGATTCGGTTTTGCGCGCGGCGCAGATGTTGAAGGAAAATAAAACCAAATCGGCACTGGTGCGCCATGAAGGCAAAATCGGGGTGTTTACCGAATCGGCGTTCCGCGACATTGTGATTGCGGGCGCGCCTTCAAGCGATGCCATACACAACTGGGCGGTGTTCAACCTGATTGCCATCGATATAGGCGATTTCGTGTTTAACGCGCTGCTGCGCATGACCACGTTTAAAATCCAGCGCGTAGTGGTAACGGAAAACGGCCAACCCATCGGCACGCTCGAGCAGATAGATGTGTTGGCCTATTTTTCGAACCACAGCCATTTGGCCGCCCAACGTTTGGAGCGCGCCAAAACCATAGACGAATTGGTGGATATTGCCGGCCAGATGACCGACTCTGTCCGCCTGCTGCGCAGCAACGGCGTGCGCGCGCCGCAGCTGGCACAGCTGATGCAGGTGCTCAACAGCAGCCTGTTTGAAAAAGCCTGGCGCATTCTCGCTCCGGCTGATTTATACGACAATTCATGCCTGATTGTGATGGGCTCGGAAGGGCGCGGCGAGCAGATTCTGAAAACCGATCAAGACAATGCGCTGATTCTGCGTGAAAGTGTCAATCCTGAAGAAGCCGCCGAAGCGGCGGAGCAGTTTTCGGCCGCGCTGGCGCGCTTGGGCTACCCGCACTGCCCCGGCAAAATTATGGTAAACAACCCCGCATGGCGCAAAACGCTGCCCGAATTCAAAAAAACGGTGGGCGGCTGGTGCCGCTCGCCCGATGGCGAAGCGATGATGAATCTGGCGATTTTTACCGATGCCAAAGCAGTGGCAGGCGATGCCGCCATGCTGACCGAAGTGAAAGAACACCTGCAAAAACGCATGACCAACGATGCAGGGATGCTGATGGCGTTTGCCCGCGCCGTGGATCAGTTTGACAGCCAGAGCAGGGGCTTTTTCTCGCAACTGCTCAGCCGTGGCGGCAGCGAAAAAATGGACATCAAAAAAATGGGGCAGTTTCCCGTGGTGCACGGCATCCGTGCCTTGAGCTTGGAAGCGCGCATCGAAGAAACCAACACATTCGAGCGCATCCGCCATCTGGTGCGGCTCAACGTTATCGATGAAGCGCTCGGGCAGGATGTGGCCGAAGCCTTGGGCTATATCATGGACTTGCGCTTCAGCGCCAACCTGCATATTCTCGAAAGCGGCACGGGCACGCCCAACCAGGTGGATTTCGCCAACCTCTCTACGCTGGAGCGCGACCTGCTCAAAGATGCCCTGCAAGTGGTGAAACGCTTTAAAAACGTGATCCGCCACCATTTCCACATCACTTCGTAA
- a CDS encoding 3'-5' exonuclease has product MFERFLRNCNRRKLTDPHYGFLFEEQPGEWVSFDCETTGLDVKEAEILSIGAVKIRGNRVLAGESFYVLVKPENPMKAANITVHGLRPTDLSDGIPVEEAVKQLLEFIGGRELVGYYLEYDVAMINKFLKPMLGIKLPNRQTDVSSLFHQWQSRQNVHDSYVDLRMDNMFKKLRLPDLPRHNALNDSINVALMYLLLKQRLK; this is encoded by the coding sequence ATGTTTGAACGTTTTTTACGCAACTGCAACCGCAGAAAACTCACCGACCCGCATTATGGTTTTCTGTTTGAAGAACAGCCCGGCGAATGGGTAAGTTTCGACTGCGAAACCACCGGCCTCGATGTGAAAGAAGCCGAAATTTTATCGATAGGCGCGGTAAAAATACGCGGCAACCGCGTGCTGGCGGGCGAATCGTTTTATGTGCTGGTGAAACCCGAAAACCCGATGAAGGCCGCCAATATCACCGTGCACGGCCTGCGCCCCACCGATCTTTCAGACGGCATTCCCGTGGAAGAAGCCGTTAAGCAGCTGCTCGAATTTATCGGCGGGCGGGAGTTGGTAGGCTATTATCTCGAATACGATGTGGCGATGATCAACAAATTTCTGAAACCCATGCTCGGTATCAAGCTGCCCAACAGGCAAACCGATGTATCCTCGCTGTTCCACCAATGGCAAAGCAGGCAAAACGTCCACGACAGCTATGTGGATCTGCGCATGGACAATATGTTTAAAAAACTCAGGCTGCCCGACCTGCCCCGCCACAACGCGCTGAACGATTCGATTAATGTGGCGCTGATGTATCTGCTGCTGAAACAGCGGTTGAAATAG
- a CDS encoding GNAT family N-acetyltransferase has product MQQPHTIQPAVQADLPEIVAIYNSAIPSRRATADLQPAGIESRRAWFDAHGGNRPLYVVKNLAGQVLAWGSFSDYYPRHAYRISAEISIYVHRDARGGGLGRRLAEYMCAQAPALGIRNIIAVIFAHNTPSIRLFASLGFREWGRLPQVCDMETFLADIVILGRRVQG; this is encoded by the coding sequence ATGCAGCAACCGCACACCATACAGCCTGCCGTGCAGGCCGATCTGCCCGAAATCGTTGCCATTTACAACAGCGCCATTCCTAGCCGCCGCGCCACCGCCGATTTGCAGCCGGCGGGCATCGAAAGCCGCCGGGCGTGGTTTGACGCACACGGCGGCAACCGGCCGCTGTATGTGGTGAAAAATCTTGCGGGGCAGGTGCTGGCATGGGGCAGCTTCAGCGACTACTACCCCCGCCATGCCTACCGCATCAGTGCCGAAATCAGCATTTATGTGCATCGAGATGCGCGCGGCGGCGGTTTGGGCAGGCGGCTTGCCGAATATATGTGTGCGCAGGCGCCTGCTTTAGGCATCCGCAACATCATCGCCGTGATTTTCGCCCACAACACCCCCAGCATCCGCCTGTTTGCCTCGCTGGGCTTTCGCGAGTGGGGGCGGCTGCCGCAGGTGTGCGATATGGAAACTTTTCTTGCCGATATTGTGATTCTGGGCAGGCGCGTGCAAGGGTAG
- a CDS encoding DUF4298 domain-containing protein, giving the protein MDTLPDPAAAQAHINEIQQLYREWTELLPKLEAGRQEWRRSAAIMRQLEQFYFEGGFARYHQAIENGLDIDLRTQGEYSVMGEDTLWNAFSDQQTLAWQWLRAAIAVLDRGGEEEEAEVVENGI; this is encoded by the coding sequence ATGGATACCTTGCCCGACCCCGCCGCCGCACAGGCGCACATTAACGAAATCCAGCAGCTTTACCGAGAATGGACTGAATTGCTGCCCAAGCTCGAAGCGGGGCGGCAGGAATGGCGGCGCAGCGCAGCCATTATGCGGCAGTTGGAACAGTTTTATTTTGAGGGCGGATTCGCCCGCTACCACCAAGCCATCGAAAACGGGCTGGATATCGACCTGCGCACGCAGGGCGAATACAGCGTGATGGGCGAAGACACTTTGTGGAATGCTTTTTCCGACCAGCAAACCCTTGCCTGGCAATGGCTGCGCGCCGCAATAGCAGTGTTGGACAGGGGTGGTGAAGAGGAAGAGGCGGAAGTTGTGGAAAACGGCATATAA
- the bioB gene encoding biotin synthase BioB — translation MNTAPVALRRKSARKPHPTARYWRKCQVEELFEMPFLDLVYKAAEIHRAHFNPREIQLSTLLSIKTGGCPEDCGYCPQSAHHNTGLEKSQMMDVEAILKIARTAKARGAGRFCMGAAWRGPKPEDVKTVAEIIKAVKSLGLETCGTFGMLEDGMAEDLKNAGLDYYNHNLDTDPERYNDIIRTRAHEDRMDTLGKARGAGLKVCCGGIVGMNETRPQRAGLIASLANLDPQPESVPINQLVKVEGTPLADAEDLDWTEFVRTIAVARITMPQSYVRLSAGRTAMPEAMQAMCFLAGANSIFYGDKLLTTDNPETDSDRLLMEKLDLHPLQYQAAG, via the coding sequence ATGAATACCGCCCCCGTTGCCCTGCGCCGCAAAAGCGCGCGCAAACCGCACCCCACCGCCCGATATTGGCGCAAATGCCAGGTTGAAGAATTGTTTGAAATGCCGTTTCTCGACCTCGTTTACAAAGCCGCCGAAATCCACCGCGCCCACTTCAACCCCCGCGAAATCCAGCTCTCCACCCTGCTCTCCATCAAAACCGGCGGCTGCCCCGAAGACTGCGGATACTGCCCGCAATCGGCGCACCACAACACCGGTCTCGAAAAATCGCAGATGATGGATGTGGAAGCAATCCTCAAAATCGCCCGCACCGCCAAAGCGCGCGGTGCCGGCCGCTTCTGCATGGGCGCAGCCTGGCGCGGGCCCAAGCCGGAAGACGTGAAAACCGTTGCCGAAATCATCAAAGCCGTAAAAAGCCTGGGGCTGGAAACCTGCGGCACGTTCGGCATGCTCGAAGACGGCATGGCCGAAGATTTGAAAAACGCCGGGCTGGACTACTACAACCACAACCTCGACACCGACCCCGAACGCTACAACGACATCATCCGCACCCGCGCCCACGAAGACCGCATGGACACGCTGGGCAAAGCGCGCGGCGCGGGCTTGAAAGTGTGCTGCGGCGGCATCGTGGGCATGAACGAAACCCGCCCCCAGCGCGCCGGCCTGATTGCCAGCCTTGCCAACCTCGACCCGCAGCCCGAGAGCGTGCCCATCAACCAATTGGTGAAAGTAGAGGGCACGCCGCTGGCCGATGCCGAAGATTTGGATTGGACGGAATTTGTGCGCACCATCGCCGTGGCGCGCATCACCATGCCGCAAAGCTACGTGCGCCTTTCCGCCGGGCGCACCGCCATGCCCGAAGCCATGCAGGCCATGTGTTTTCTCGCCGGCGCCAATTCGATTTTCTACGGCGACAAACTATTAACCACCGACAACCCCGAAACCGACAGCGACCGCCTGCTGATGGAAAAACTGGATTTGCACCCGCTGCAATATCAGGCTGCCGGGTGA